In a single window of the Gossypium hirsutum isolate 1008001.06 chromosome A13, Gossypium_hirsutum_v2.1, whole genome shotgun sequence genome:
- the LOC121212391 gene encoding signal peptidase complex catalytic subunit SEC11A isoform X1, which translates to MYFQADGMLNEAEIPKVTKALEVSVDILYCREKYSNGMVISSALIIWKGLICIIGSESPVVVVLSGSMEPGFKRVHEQRNSKEADILTKGDANLYDDRMLYTSSNRWLQKKIHHGQSCWEGSHNVHLCLPEVCSKFFQKLGCPEKKT; encoded by the exons ATGTACTTCCAA GCAGATGGAATGTTGAATGAAGCTGAAATTCCGAAGGTGACCAAAGCATTAGAG GTTTCCGTCGATATTCTTTATTGCAGAGAGAAATATTCTAATGGAATGGTTATTTCATCGGCACTGATAATATGGAAAGGATTGATTTGCATTATTGGGAGCGAGTCGCCGGTGGTGGTTGTGCTATCTGGGAGTATGGAACCCGGTTTCAAACGA GTTCATGAGCAGCGAAATAGCAAAGAAGCTGATATACTCACTAAAG GAGACGCTAATCTTTACGATGACAGAATGTTGTACACATCTAGTAATCGTTGGTTGCAAAAAAAAATACATCATGGGCAGAGCTGTTGG GAAGGATCCCATAATGTTCACTTATGCTTACCTGAGGTTTGttctaaatttttccaaaaattgggctgcccagaaaaaaaaacttga
- the LOC121212391 gene encoding signal peptidase complex catalytic subunit SEC11A isoform X2, translating to MYFQADGMLNEAEIPKVTKALEVSVDILYCREKYSNGMVISSALIIWKGLICIIGSESPVVVVLSGSMEPGFKRVHEQRNSKEADILTKGDANLYDDRMLYTSSNRWLQKKIHHGQSCWEGSHNVHLCLPESM from the exons ATGTACTTCCAA GCAGATGGAATGTTGAATGAAGCTGAAATTCCGAAGGTGACCAAAGCATTAGAG GTTTCCGTCGATATTCTTTATTGCAGAGAGAAATATTCTAATGGAATGGTTATTTCATCGGCACTGATAATATGGAAAGGATTGATTTGCATTATTGGGAGCGAGTCGCCGGTGGTGGTTGTGCTATCTGGGAGTATGGAACCCGGTTTCAAACGA GTTCATGAGCAGCGAAATAGCAAAGAAGCTGATATACTCACTAAAG GAGACGCTAATCTTTACGATGACAGAATGTTGTACACATCTAGTAATCGTTGGTTGCAAAAAAAAATACATCATGGGCAGAGCTGTTGG GAAGGATCCCATAATGTTCACTTATGCTTACCTGAG AGCATGTAG